A single Phragmites australis chromosome 4, lpPhrAust1.1, whole genome shotgun sequence DNA region contains:
- the LOC133914305 gene encoding uncharacterized protein LOC133914305 — protein MFENQARAERYNTSKSLFACRLTEGSPVSPHVIKMIGYIESLEKLGFPLSPELATDVILQSLPASFEPFILNFHMNSMEKSMAELHGMLKTAEESIKKSSSHVMMVQKDSKKRKRKDKAKTSDEISSSKPKPVGKPKAGPAASDSCHHCHKTGHWRRNCKLYLEELKKKKGSKTSSSGTEKD, from the exons atgtttgagaaccaagctcgggccgagaggtacaacacctcaaagtccttgtttgcgtgcaggttaacagaaggcagtccagtcagtcctcatgtgatcaaaatgattggttacattgaaagcctggaaaaacttggttttccccttagccctgagttggctacggatgtaattctccagtcgctccctgcgagcttcgagccgttcattttgaactttcatatgaacagcatggagaaaagcatggctgaattgcatgggatgctaaaaactgctgaggaaagcattaagaagagctctagtcatgtgatgatggttcaaaaggatagcaagaagagaaagcgcaaggacaaggctaaaacttcggatgagatctcgagttctaagcctaaacctgttggaaagcccaaggctggccctgccgcttctgactcttgccaccactgccataagactggtcattggcggaggaactgcaaattgtacttggaagaactcaaaaagaagaagggaagtaagacttcatcttcag ggactgaaaaggactag
- the LOC133914306 gene encoding secreted RxLR effector protein 161-like, which produces MSAIPYASAIGSIMYAMFCTRPDVSYALSVTSRYQSNPGECHWAIVKSILKYMRRTKDMFLVYGGEEELVVNGYTDASFQTDKDDSRSQSGFVFCLNGGAVSWKSSKQETVADSTTEAEYIAASEAAKEAVWIRKFVSELGVVPSASSPMDLYCDNSGAIAQAKEPRSHQKSKHILRRYHLIREIIDRGDVKICKVHTDSNIADPLTKPLPQPKHEAHLSSMGIR; this is translated from the coding sequence atgagtgcgatcccgtatgcttcagctattgggtccatcatgtatgctatgttttgtacacgcccagatgtctcctatgctctaagtgttacgagcagatatcaatcgaacccaggtgaatgtcactgggctatagtaaagagtatcctcaagtacatgagaagaactaaggatatgttcctagtctatggaggtgaggaggagctcgttgtaaatggttacaccgatgctagcttccaaaccgacaaggacgactcgagatcgcagtctggttttgtgttttgccttaatggaggtgcggtgagttggaagagttccaagcaagaaacggttgctgattccacgacggaggccgagtatatcgcagcttcagaagctgcaaaagaggctgtttggatcagaaaatttgtttctgagttgggtgtggtccctagtgcgtccagtccaatggacctctattgtgacaatagtggtgccattgcacaagccaaggagcctaggtcgcaccagaagtccaagcacatacttcggcgctatcacctcattcgagagattattgatagaggtgatgtaaagatatgcaaggtgcacacggattcgaatattgctgatccgttgacgaagcctctcccacagcccaagcatgaggcacacttgagctctatgggtattaga